Within the Hevea brasiliensis isolate MT/VB/25A 57/8 chromosome 2, ASM3005281v1, whole genome shotgun sequence genome, the region CTTCCGCTTCTCAAAATCCCCGGCGATTATGGCCTCCCTTTTATCGGTCCCATCAATGATCGACTTGATTATTTCTATAAACAAGGCAAAGAAGAGTACTTCAAATCCAGAGCTCAAAAGTACCAGTCAACGGTGTTCAGAGCCAACATGCCTCCTGGTCCTTTCATCTCTTCCAATCCACACGTGGTCGTCGTGCTTGATGGGAAGAGCTTTTCTGTTCTTTTCGACGTAACTAAGGTCGAAAAGAAAGATCTTTTTACTGGTACCTTCATGCCCTCCACAGAGCTCACCGGCGGCTACAGAATTCTTTCATACCTTGACCCGTCTGAGCCGAAGCATACCCAACTCAAGAATTTCTTGTTCTATCTTTTGAAGTCTCGCCGCGATCATGTAATCCCTGAGTTCAGCTCGACTTATACCGGACTGTTTGAGAGTCTGGAGAAGGATCTCGCGTCTAAGGGTAAAGTCAATTTCAACAATCCCGGCGAACAAGCGGCCTTTAGCTTCTTGGGTCGGAGTTATTTCGGTGTAAACCCTGTGGATACTAAGATCGGGACTGACGGACCCACTCTGATAGCTAAATGGGTATTATTTCAACTTGCTCCTATACTCACACTTGGCCTTCCGGCATTTCTTGAAGAGCCCACCATCCACACCTTCCGTCTCCCTGCTTTTCTCGTCAAGAAAGATTACAAGCGACTCTACGATTACTTCTACTCCTCCGCCGGATCCCTACTTGACGAGGCTGAGAAGATGGGTATCTCGCGAGAAGAAGCCTGTCACAATATCCTTTTCGCGACGTGCTTTAATACCTTTGGCGGCCTTAAGATCTTCTTCCCCAACATACTCAAGTGGATCGGCCGTGCTGGAGTCAAGCTCCATACCCAACTAGCCCAAGAGATCAGATCAGTCATTAAATCCAACGGTGGGGAGATCACGATGGCTGCTCTAGAACAGATGCCACTGATGAAATCCGCCGTCTACGAAGCGTTCCGTATCGAACCGCCAGTACCAGCACAGTATGGTAAAGCAAAGCGTGACTTGATCATTGAAAGCCACGACGCTGCGTATGAAGTAAAAGAAGGCGAGATGATATTCGGGTACCAACCTTTTGCAACCAAAGATCCGAAAATATTCGACACCCCCGACGAGTACGTGCCGGATCGATTCGTGGGGGAGGGAGAAAAGTTGTTGCAACACGTGCTGTGGTCAAACGGGCCTGAGACAGATCATCCAACGGTGGGAAATAAACAATGCGCGGGTAAAGATTTCGTGGTACTTATCTCCCGACTTTTCGTGGTTGAATTATTTCGACGATACGACtcgtttgaaattgaagttgggTCGTCGCCATTGGGGTCTTCCATCACGATTACGTCTTTGAAGAGAGCAAGTTTTTAGGACAGCTCATTTtgtgttataataataaaaattagggAAATTTTCCCTAAAAAAATTATGGGATGTCGCAGGTTCGCTAATGTAATAATTGCTCGAAAATTTCCATGTGAGCATTGATGTGTGAGCATTGCTTCTATCATTATCATGTATCATATTCATGGGCAGTGGAGATGGGGCGGTGGAAGGGCCCTTTGCTTCTATCATTATCATTTATCATATTCATGGGCCGTGGAGATGGGTTGGTGGGATGCTTTTAATTAGTGAAATGGTTTTTATTTTGCCAAGGTTGTTTCCCTCCTaccaataaaattaattttcttttcttttcagaaAGAGTTGGCAAAAGTTTGAATTTATAGGCTTTAAATTCAATTatgttttatatttattaaaaaaatttaatttatctcatttttaatttttttaataaattaaaattaaaattaaaaattttaaattaatttatataaaaaattaaaaataaattaaattaatttttttaaataaatataagggCTAAATTCAAATATTATGGTATAAGAGTATGAGACCAAAATGATTGGTGGATATTTGATAAAGGAAATATACTCAATCTAGTCTAGGCAAATAGGGTATTTTGTGCACGTTtaagatttatttggaatttttttttttaaactttagTATTTAACGGTACTTTACGGTTATGAAATGATGGTCCctttgatattaattttattccCATTAAAGTAGTTTTTCTGGTTGATGTGTAAGAAATCCGGTTGGCCTTACGACGTGCAAAAAGTGCTACAATAAATAACATCACTTGTGACCCTAACAGCTACGAATTATTAGCTATTTAATCAGTAATTAAGAAAAAATCACAAATATTTCTATTGTAATatctatatatttaaaatatttgattataaatttaaaattttctaataaattagtgataatttaatttgttttatttattatttattaattaatttaaattcattgtaaaatttgcaaattttttaaCTATAAtagaattataaatataataaaattttgcaTATCACTCTAATTACATAATATTTCTTATTTGACTCCAGAAAGATAACATCCTAACTCCACTACTGATTTTTTTTAAGCTACAATATGTTGTATTTATtggagaaaaaaatgaaaaagggaGATATATATGCAGTCCCTATATGGGAAATTATATAAtgaatcaattattttatataggTAATCCTATATGAAATGACAAACTAATCATGGAGTAATAATCAAGTTAAAATGAgtcttataaaattaaattttatctatatattaaaaataatttcatttttctaaATTATAATTATCTTTTTATGCTTAATTGTCCTTACATGATTGATTTATCATTTCATGTCAAATGCTGACATAAAATCACAATTGTACCATATAATATCTCGTACATATTGGATGTAATGTAATTTGTCTCGATAAATAAATAAAcgataaataaagaaaaattaaaatgtggaaattttgaataaattttaaaaatatttctttgtttatatataaatttttagatttttttaaatatttaatgtaaatattatttatatatttttgacATGAATTACttaaatattttatatcataCATCTAtttactcaaaattttaatataaaatatttaagtaattttatttttatagaaaatataaatattacttacataTAGATTTAGACAACTTTGCAAAACAATAACCCTCTAATAGGGAAGCATTCGGTCGGTTCGGTACTCTAAAAATCAAAAAATTGAATCATTTAAAAAAGTAAACTGAATCAAAGTGAttatttaagaataatcaaaccaAACTAAATCGAAAAATAATGGTTTTGTTCAGTTTCATTGCATTAATCTAAAAATATTTTAGGTTAATTTCAATTCTCTGGACTGGATTTGAATGGATAAGAGCCTTGAGATTTATGCATCTTAACCTAAAAAATTACttaggtcattttactatttggtttaatcaattttattgattttaatcaataaaaaatcgaactgaaccgaacAAAATCGAAAACTAAATATATTAAAAGTTTCAAACCGAACTGCACCAATAGAATTAAAAAAGTAAACTGATGAAATCGAAATATCtaggttttgtttgatttttttaGTTCACACTAAAAATTGTTCAAGCCTATTCTGTATTTAGATGTATGGAAAATAGGGGGATAATTAGGGGAAAATAAAGAAAGATGAACAGTTTCTTTTATTtggaaaataagaaaaataaaaaaataaatattgtttttctctaatttaagaaaaaaaaaaaaagttctccTGTAAGATGGTCCAACGTGTTGTGATTGAAATGGAAATGTTAAGCATTGGATTGCTGTAGCTCATAATATCCAAATCAAGTGGGTCTAACCCTATCAAATTTGTTGACTTCACTGGCTAGACCACAATCTTATCCGCTTAAACCTTTGTTTTTACGCCAATTTAACAGTTAACGCTCATCATTCCAAGTTTGAATGGAAATTCTTGATAATTGAGCATGAtaatacataattttttttttcagaaataagaatataaaatacattaattataattataataaatttataaatataaaataagtaaaaatataataatttttctaattagcagattaaatttaaacttttatgtgtattatttattttatttaaaattttttaattttaaataatttaattaagaaagagaaaataaaaaagagagatgatttaaattaaaaattatcagtTATCAAATCACTTGACCTATAatgtggcaaaatttaaaattcactagttaaattataaattttggataatttttttttaattttggaagatataattaaattatttaaaattaaaatttttaaataaaatgaacAATAAATACAAAAGTTTGTATTTATTTTTGACAATTAGTTATTCTTTTTTAAATCACTATTTCCTTATTTAGAAATtagaatttcataaaaatttaattaattttttttgtcaattatcatatctaaaaacttaataggtaaaaagaatttaatttttaaaaaatattatctaaaaaaatcataaaaataatatgattatatgagaattaaattaattttttttataatttttttttctcaaacgaATTCTATATGAAAAAAATACCCTCTCATCCCAATCAATCTTTATTCTTTCTTAAATTTTAAGTGTATCTGATCTACGTAAATCTTCTCTCTATAAATATAGATGATACCTttctataaataaaaaaaaataaattgttttATATGCTATTTATTAATTGGTCAAGAATTTGTGAGCATGGATTCGACGTGGAGGCGGTGGACGGGCCCTTTGCTTCCATTATTATCATTTATCATGTTCATGTGTAGTGAAGATGATTAGGACGTTTTTATTTACTAAAATGGGGTTGATTTTGCTATGGCTGTCTCCCTTTCAACATAATTATTAATTTCGGATAAATTGGTTGGTtggattaataaattaattaattaatttaaatttaatttaaatttataattaaataagataaaaattatttagtgtgattcgATAATTGAATTAATGTGACTCGATTAACTTATAgttgaattaataaattgatataaataatttgatttagtcgatttaattaattaataaaattaatatttttttaatattagtaagataaattaaacttaaaattttataaaaaaattttaaattttaaattaattaagttaactcGTTAGTTTTATActtgtaatttcaatatatatatatatatattattttataataatataatatattttacaaaataaatttttatttgtttttaacaTATACTTACTATTccataaatattaaaaacataATTATGCATCTTCAAAaactttttatatattatattacttGAAtactttttatataaattaattttttttaaatgtgtgTTGCACGTTTTTTTATACTTGTTGTATGAAtttgtaatttaatatttttaaataactatttattaattttttatataatataatattattatataataatttttcatttttgtattaagttaataaaaatgtaagtatattaataaaaataaaaaaattataaaagtaaaatttattatgaaaattttattattataacataattttataactagtgttttataaatatatgaatttaactatttgttattttgttggttcatatattttaatgttaaatttCTACAATAATGAAGTGTTAAGTTTATCGAGACTAATTAACTTTtaacattttataatttttataaaacatatatTATTAGAGTGAAAAATATAAACTTTTTTCAACTTTATTTaagagtttatatatatatatataataataaaataaatttaatttgatataattttatataatattaatttttttatttcttattattttcatttaatttttaattttatttgttaaaattaattgTGAACACCCATATCAATTAATAttgatattattaatttttattcgatatataatatcttaaaaaaaatttaaaataagattgataaatatattaatactaataaattaataattaaaatttttttatataaaaattaaaatctatggtcatagaataaaaaatattgacattagtatattattatttttaattgaaataattatagtGAAAAATGTATAAACAATTATTCGatttatagtaaaatattttGTCAAATAAACTTATAACatacttttaaattaaattttttataattatttttttaaaagtaaatattaaattttaataaaaaaagttgttaaataaaaaaaattctattgAATGATGTAATACTTATATTCATATAAAAATTGAACTCTTTTTATACTAAATATAATTtgtgtttatatttaaatataaacttattaaattaaaataacaattcaATATTCAaaatatgatttttaattttttttacgtaTTCATTATTTGTTACGTTAAAATaagattattatattaaaaaataattatgttttTTTTTACATGTActcatattaatatttttaaatttttaataatgcaccttttttaaataaaaaattagtattataaattttagtcatcatattaattttataattaaacaaaaaatttaaataatacattatctattcaatttttttcatatatataatttattttatatgtgcaATCGTATGTTATTTAAAACTTTTAgattcatataattttattatatattatatattataattaaatattttttataaatcaatgaatattaatatttttataatattttttcgttgttgcatatatatatatatatatatatatatatatatatatatatatatatatatatatattaatgcaatgattaagaattttagaaatatatatacaattaaaaatataaacttattttatgtgaaatatttttttaatgaaatcataagaaattaaattaaatgaaaattttaaaaaattaataaaataattcatatatttagctaataaaaattaattttttattcatttatgtaaatttaaatattattgtattaaaatattttttcataaataattataattaagatagagataaaatttcattaaaattcattaaaaagttattcatataaataaaatactttttatttttgtaagtaatataaatcatgaaagtatttttataaaattttattttaaattacattataataaatatttaattaagtaaaatttaaatacaagtagtattaagaattttagatttatatgaactttaatattatatagataattaaattttaaatcataataattttaaatttatataaattctaaaattaaattaaataataaaaaatataattataaatatgaaGGGCAATTTGGGTAAAGTCAATGTTCCACCCTCTCTTCAcacatttatattttatatagatTTTAAAAAAcactattaaattttatataaatataatttaataaatgttaaagtttaattttaaataattaaaatttaattaattaattttacttatttatttatagtaataattgttatatttaattaatttatatatatttcaataatttttaatgataaaCTTATTGAACCATTGATCACTAATTAAATCATTGATCTATCATTTCAATCCCTTCGCTGAATCAATCTCTAAATTAGATTTAACAACATTGCTTTtgactaataaaattaaaattagtatttgtTTTTTCCAAAAGAGTTGGTAAAAATTTAAATCTCTATACAGAGTTGCACCAAAGGAAGTACAAGAGGAGTGAAAAAAACTGATTTAGG harbors:
- the LOC110652728 gene encoding allene oxide synthase, translated to MASSVLPSPSLQSQFMSLRSSTKPYSRRSSLSPIKASVSEKPSIGISSPTVSPTDSSKLPLLKIPGDYGLPFIGPINDRLDYFYKQGKEEYFKSRAQKYQSTVFRANMPPGPFISSNPHVVVVLDGKSFSVLFDVTKVEKKDLFTGTFMPSTELTGGYRILSYLDPSEPKHTQLKNFLFYLLKSRRDHVIPEFSSTYTGLFESLEKDLASKGKVNFNNPGEQAAFSFLGRSYFGVNPVDTKIGTDGPTLIAKWVLFQLAPILTLGLPAFLEEPTIHTFRLPAFLVKKDYKRLYDYFYSSAGSLLDEAEKMGISREEACHNILFATCFNTFGGLKIFFPNILKWIGRAGVKLHTQLAQEIRSVIKSNGGEITMAALEQMPLMKSAVYEAFRIEPPVPAQYGKAKRDLIIESHDAAYEVKEGEMIFGYQPFATKDPKIFDTPDEYVPDRFVGEGEKLLQHVLWSNGPETDHPTVGNKQCAGKDFVVLISRLFVVELFRRYDSFEIEVGSSPLGSSITITSLKRASF